A region from the Plasmodium berghei ANKA genome assembly, chromosome: 9 genome encodes:
- a CDS encoding FeS cluster assembly protein SufD, giving the protein MPNITLLKRMLVFLLLNNYFINHFNCVKCKNLNTLCIHNTNLRKTVEVKRKEATKNQIKKEVNKSDKLNVQCSPPQNIYLSDRSEDKYYLNKNKNEIHIIHFGNGLHEKYENLPIENNNYNEIIISKYNTKNKENTEKDLYTKHINKRCYLNGNPINFKILTSLYKWINSKKLHKHIKSKSAKVDKQSPPYMSIYINYGFTKPKLLFINYLSTKYKNNGKNKYLKKYLRKYEELYEKYTYELDEQNDTDVISQNNREPMPNYSIDDFLIQNKNKNYKVTLVYDYISNLHNNEYQNVESVNNFIKNNELFDINEWKKNNKPYLIYKYKYKYKNPINKQIHFYEYDYYVPKLITYEEDISTEPKFVSPNLNSTKCYNNSPINFLTTSGFSSRNIDTFGKERNKIYSFNTPTDVKRNIYFNDLIKISSSYNQHFFHNLNFLLNLYTLQILIRDKTAIETDYIIDKFDQLKDKLIQLNTHNSLKHNNNNTKPSSQKYEERSSQDSGSFINSYYKTDQATPQNADYHYEDVNSPQTFVNFEDNIKLNGKISSDENLKKKENTKNEINDNYDNELDREISRHLTHKKNLFDDKIQIFKNKYNENILEDTDFIKLWKYDQNGEIIEALNQVPVPKIYLNIDAPKYCLWKILQNSGKNAYSEIPTPNRKLEAWRQQVNLKFFYKQNFDTSISLRNISKEELSNFKMKIVESTNQNEKHHSDQYTQINCQEHGKDNTQHDDKNNPNFRNYLNDKKTHKKNAESNILQTDKITYNVSTDEKRETQYDVKGNNPDTETNNEQSTVNKLKEKHKKAFYTLVVRDGIIDEILSDDISILKKLNQELKEKNESNEGKGNDLDATEQRENEQVGPNGEKKTTSKIFVGSFFNIKDPEVEYLINKELYFIPEHTNWYKKNTQPFVRGQIGKQSRKFDNDYPIYDYRKSDFGMAKFSALNLASIKDCAVLYLDKDIDLSDKFFHIIFISTSKNEDENLQNDQSYVVYENIPTDKQSPNLEKKQPSDEIYNEDEDHETSDNLLQNDQATNSNVEINHQDDKGNEPNSITNNIQKNNNYKKNEITNSIHNPITNPRLVLYIKENSKINIHESHISLNNNNGGMVNALSRIYLEQNSKVNHILSQELGKSAWYFHNVSVQNGINSNYKFVDILLGSLSSRVNLQIEGSQGSKQQSYGLSLLEGKQNISQYEMFHHEHSSMQTDQLFKSLVSDTAHSVWRSRGRIERNAIKAKLNTLCRSVLLNLGASAVAIPTLEIIPSDIEEANHGATISDLEEEPIFSLMSRGIDTNIARRIMMKAFVNEILEHVPDENLKNKVYQKIFKFSQKYKDESKKILRMTNL; this is encoded by the coding sequence ATGCCTAATATAACTCTACTAAAACGTATGCTTGTTTTCTTgctattaaataattactTCATAAATCATTTTAATTGTGTCAAGTGTAAAAACTTGAATACTTTATGCATACACAATACGAATCTTAGAAAAACGGTAGAAGTGAAAAGAAAAGAAGCAAcgaaaaatcaaataaaaaaagaagtaaataaatcagataaattaaatgtGCAATGTAGCCCCCCacaaaacatatatttatctgATCGATCAGAAGATAAATATTAtcttaataaaaacaaaaacgagattcatataattcattttgGTAATGGCCTTCATGAAAAATACGAAAACTTAccaatagaaaataataattataatgaaataattatttctaaatataatacaaagaataaagaaaatacaGAGAAAGATCTATATACAAAGCACATAAACAAAAGATGCTACCTTAATGGAAATCcgataaattttaaaattttaacaagtttatataaatggaTTAACTCAAAAAAGTTACacaaacatataaaatcCAAATCTGCAAAAGTAGATAAGCAATCCCCCCCTTATATGagcatatatatcaattatGGCTTTACAAAACCCAAAttactttttattaattacttatcaacaaaatataagaataatggaaaaaataaatatttgaaaaagtatcttagaaaatatgaagaattgtatgaaaaatatacatatgaaTTAGATGAACAAAATGATACCGATGTAATATCACAAAATAACCGAGAACCCATGCCGAATTATTCCATTGatgattttttaatacaaaataaaaacaaaaattataaagtAACATTAGTCTATGattatatatcaaatttaCATAACAATGAATATCAAAATGTTGAAAgtgtaaataattttataaaaaataatgaattatttgatataaatgaatggaaaaaaaataataaaccatatttaatatataaatataaatacaaatataaaaatccaataaataaacaaattcacttttatgaatatgatTATTATGTTCCTAAATTAATAACATATGAAGAAGATATATCTACTGAACCCAAATTTGTTTCACCTAATCTTAATTCTAcaaaatgttataataattcacctataaattttttaacaacTAGTGGATTTAGTAGTCGTAATATTGATACATTTGGCaaagaaagaaataaaatatattcatttaatacTCCAACAGAtgttaaaagaaatatatactttaaCGATTTGATCAAAATATCCTCTTCTTACAATCAACACTTTTTTCACAATCTtaactttttattaaatttgtaCACACTGCAAATACTTATAAGGGACAAAACTGCTATAGAAACAGATTATATAATTGACAAATTTGATCAGCTAAAGGATAAACTAATACAATTAAATACTCACAATTCCCTTAAacacaataataataataccaAACCATCTTCAcaaaaatatgaagaaaGAAGTTCTCAGGATAGTGGttcatttataaattcTTATTATAAAACAGACCAAGCTACTCCTCAAAATGCTGACTACCATTATGAGGATGTAAACTCCCCACAAACTTTTGTCAACTTTGAAGATAATATTAAACTTAATGGGAAAATTTCCTCTGATgagaatttaaaaaaaaaggaaaatacaAAGAACGAGATTAATGACAATTACGACAATGAATTGGATAGAGAAATATCACGTCATCTTAcccataaaaaaaacttattTGACGAtaaaattcaaatttttaaaaataaatataatgaaaatatctTAGAAGATACtgattttattaaattatggAAATATGATCAAAATGGAGAAATAATTGAAGCACTTAATCAAGTGCCTGTaccaaaaatatatctaaaTATTGATGCCCCTAAATATTGTTTATGgaaaattttacaaaattctggaaaaaatgcatatagtGAAATCCCAACACCTAATAGAAAATTAGAAGCATGGAGGCAACAagtaaatttaaaatttttttataaacaaaattttgaCACAAGTATAAGTTTaagaaatatttcaaaagaAGAGTTATCTAAtttcaaaatgaaaatagtaGAGTCAACAAATCAGAATGAAAAACACCATTCTGATCAATATACTCAAATAAATTGCCAGGAGCACGGAAAAGATAATACTCAACACGATGACAAGAATAATCCCAACTTTAGAAATTACCTTAACgataaaaaaacacataaaaaaaatgctgAATCCAACATTTTGCAAACAGATAAGATAACATATAATGTATCAACTGatgaaaaaagagaaaCACAATATGATGTTAAGGGAAATAATCCAGATACTGAAACCAATAATGAACAATCAACagtaaataaattgaaAGAAAAACACAAAAAGGCATTTTATACTCTTGTTGTAAGGGATGGAATAATTGACGAAATATTATCCGATGATATAagcattttaaaaaagttaaatCAAGAacttaaagaaaaaaacgaGTCGAATGAAGGGAAAGGTAACGATTTAGATGCCACAGAACAACGTGAAAATGAACAGGTTGGCCCAAAtggtgaaaaaaaaacaacgTCAAAAATATTCGTAGGtagtttttttaatataaaagacCCAGAAGTTGaatatttgataaataaagaattatatttcataCCAGAACACACAAACtggtataaaaaaaatactcaGCCATTTGTTCGAGGTCAAATCGGAAAACAATCGAGAAAATTTGATAATGATTACCCAATTTATGATTATAGAAAAAGCGATTTTGGTATGGCTAAATTTTCTGCATTAAACTTAGCCTCGATTAAAGATTGCGCAGTTCTTTATCTAGATAAAGATATAGATTTGAGTgataaattttttcatattatatttatatccacttcaaaaaatgaagatgaaaatttacaaaacGATCAATCTTATGTagtttatgaaaatattccAACTGATAAACAATCACCgaatttggaaaaaaaacaaccatccgatgaaatatataatgaagatGAGGATCACGAAACTAGTGATAACCTACTTCAAAATGATCAAGCCACCAATTCAAATGTGGAAATAAATCATCAAGATGATAAAGGAAATGAACCGAACTCTAtcacaaataatattcaaaagaataataactacaaaaaaaacgaaataaCAAATTCTATACACAACCCAATAACAAACCCGCGATTAGTCCTAtatattaaagaaaatagcaaaataaatattcacGAATCAcatatatcattaaataataataatggagGTATGGTTAATGCCCTTTCaagaatatatttagaaCAAAATTCGAAGGttaatcatattttatcGCAAGAATTAGGGAAAAGTGCATGGTATTTTCATAATGTTTCTGTACAAAATGGAATAAACTccaattataaatttgttgATATACTTTTGGGGAGTTTATCATCACGTGTTAATTTACAAATTGAAGGAAGCCAGGGATCCAAGCAACAAAGCTATGGTTTATCTTTGTTAGAAGGTAAGCAAAATATAAGTCAATATGAAATGTTTCATCATGAGCATTCTTCTATGCAAACAGAtcaattatttaaatccCTGGTTTCGGATACAGCACATTCAGTTTGGAGGAGTAGAGGAAGAATTGAAAGAAATGCAATCAAAG
- a CDS encoding 60S acidic ribosomal protein P1, putative yields MAAVPVAELPECEKQELLCTYAALILHEEKMSITNENIVKLIKKSNNTVLPYLPMLFEKALKGKDIEGLLSNLSVGGGAPAASAQVATETADDGKKDSKKEEKVEEEEEEDDLGFSLFG; encoded by the exons ATGGCAGCCGTCCCAGTAGCAGAATTACCTGAATGCGAAAAACAGGAACTTTTATGTACCTACGCAGCTTTAATATTGcatgaagaaaaaatgagTATAACTAATGAAAATATCGTAAAGcttattaaaaaatcaaacaATACAGTTTTACCATACTTACCAATGCTTTTTGAAAAGGCATTAAAAGGAAAAGATATTGA GGGATTATTAAGCAACTTAAGTGTTGGTGGAGGTGCTCCAGCAGCTTCTGCACAAGTTGCCACTGAAACGGCGGATGATGGTAAAAAGGACTCTAAAAAAGAAGAGAAAGTAGAAGAGgaagaagaagaagatGATTTAGGTTTTTCATTATTCGGTTAG
- a CDS encoding fam-b protein, translating to MQDASLDINDFYDSSLSILDKYNDGNYDGEENIYTKQIINFHQTNFEYSDTSSKLKDIEDVREFINEITSELEISKKENDNNREYEIAVEQNIDKRLVKKDIDLLISSCENLKELKHSEHILDIDVNNFEKKYNEVISGNNYNIVKCNSKFDETFKRFLKSHALILPVVLLCLISGGFAIPFVILSVHKTGYTINKLFKLIKILKKRSKYKIKKLKTKHVKQPESSIKEPTDGSNNITSGQGTEHHPSAINVKEDIWK from the coding sequence ATGCAAGACGCCAGTTTAGACATAAATGATTTTTATGATTCAAGTTTGAGCATTTTGGATAAGTATAATGACGGCAATTATGATGGAGAAGAAAACATATATactaaacaaattataaactTTCACCAAAcaaattttgaatatagTGATACATCATCCaaattaaaagatataGAGGATGTGAGAGAATTCATTAATGAAATTACGAGCGAGTTAGAAATATcgaaaaaagaaaacgaTAATAATAGGGAATATGAAATAGCAGTGGAACAAAATATAGACAAAAGGCTAGTAAAAAAGGATATAGATCTCCTTATATCAAGTtgtgaaaatttaaaagaacTGAAACATAGTGAACATATCTTGGATATAGATGTTAATAactttgaaaaaaaatataatgaagtTATTTCAggaaataattataatatagtCAAGTGTAATTCAAAATTTGATGAAACGTTCAAACGTTTCTTGAAGAGTCATGCATTAATCCTTCCAGTTGTATTATTGTGTTTAATTTCAGGAGGGTTCGCAATTCcatttgttattttatcaGTACATAAAACGGGATACACCATTAATAAGCTGTTTAAACTCATAAAGATACTCAAAAAAAGAtcgaaatataaaataaaaaaattgaagaCCAAACACGTAAAACAACCAGAGTCATCTATTAAAGAGCCCACAGACGGTTCCAACAATATAACATCTGGTCAAGGAACTGAACATCACCCTTCTGCaataaatgtaaaagaAGATATATGGAAATAG
- a CDS encoding BIR protein — protein sequence MGEQRMCELFLEADNFFNGKHVMLNKINKSPAYKQYCPNRRECSSNRAGIGALSTHLFIDLYNLGGINFEYFMMWLAHKLFKIVKDKENANEMTLSSAYDEYLKNNMGNFIFWNLLYNQRDLHDANLRYMNELYTLLNYICNTIAYYKTNKEKPGNLRQNSVNCLNQYRSLYNTFYGNDLYLNLLEKLKKIYEDFRDYAIKSNTDKKYNIKSHLLELTPINKKYSHSTNNFKTFDSNGPERIPKNKDNVQSVQDKAVKDTTTTQKSKTKGMDQSSQKSTTKNIDDNLKVSEPVSQQEKGIQFPKTEDSSLKDVSKALKLVSNVSDSQKTPNGQDSPTNESETNKDRIDISPNPKGIHDVFDLSTLKEYRDLVKQYIKKYKEHVTSSYIGIQNHLYENIWPTLYETYNTYADYYKNFDIMKYLKEGIQAIEPQKTEILKDIPPSKENELEIISPLPDSKTPYVEKSEPKDTQTQISDGQGNEHSQVLLSTQETDSTNSEQEQISDNSSKEQPQSSGGFTNIMPRLEIEARTIKADVQNNISEIGYLGNVFKEYKLVVYSVIVIATFAILTVMYKYLSFGWSKQLKKKKNMEKIKKLCNENDIGRKLQIY from the exons ATGGGCGAGCAAAGAATg TGTGAGTTATTTCTTGAAgctgataatttttttaatggtAAACATGTCATGCtgaataaaattaacaaatcCCCAGCATACAAACAATATTGCCCTAATAGAAGAGAATGTTCAAGTAACAGGGCAGGTATTGGCGCTTTGAGTACGCATTTATTTATCGATTTATACAATCTTGGAGGCATcaattttgaatattttatgatgTGGCTAGctcataaattatttaagaTAGTCAAAGACAAAGAGAATGCCAATGAAATGACTTTAAGTTCGGCTTATGACGAATATTTAAAGAACAATATGggtaattttatattttggaatcttttatataatcaaaGAGATTTGCATGATGCTAATCTTAGGTATATGAATGAATTGTATACGTTacttaattatatatgtaatacaattgcatattataaaacaaataaagaaaaaccTGGGAATCTTCGTCAGAATTCTGTAAATTGTCTTAATCAATATAGAAGCCTTTACAATACTTTCTATGGAAATGATTTATATCTGAATCTATtggaaaaattaaaaaaaatatatgaagaCTTTAGAGATTATGCTATTAAGAGTAATactgataaaaaatataatataaaaagtcATCTTCTAGAACTTACaccaataaataaaaaatattcacatTCTACGaacaattttaaaacatttgATTCCAATGGTCCAGAGCGTAtaccaaaaaataaagataatgTCCAAAGTGTTCAAGATAAAGCAGTAAAAGATACAACAACCACACAAAAGAGTAAAACTAAAGGGATGGATCAAAGTAGTCAAAAGAGTACcactaaaaatatagatgaCAATTTAAAAGTTTCAGAGCCTGTGTCTCAACAGGAGAAAGGCATTCAATTCCCAAAAACTGAAGATTCTTCATTAAAAGATGTGTCAAAAGCCTTAAAGCTTGTTAGCAATGTTTCAGATAGTCAAAAAACTCCAAATGGCCAAGACAGTCCAACCAATGAGTCAGAAACTAATAAAGATAGAATAGATATATCCCCAAACCCAAAAGGCATTCACGATGTTTTTGATTTATCAACTTTAAAAGAATATAGAGATTTAGTTAAACagtatattaaaaaatacaaagaACATGTTACTAGTTCATATATTGGTATTCAAAACCATTTATACGAGAATATATGGCCTACTTTATATGAAACTTATAATACTTATGCagattattataaaaattttgatataatgaaatatcTTAAAGAAGGAATCCAAGCAATTGAACCACAAAAAACTGAAATATTAAAGGACATTCCACCAAGTAAAGAGAATGAACTCGAAATTATATCTCCTTTACCAGATAGCAAAACACCATATGTCGAAAAATCAGAACCAAAAGACACCCAAACACAAATATCAGATGGTCAAGGAAATGAGCATTCGCAAGTGTTACTTTCTACACAAGAAACTGATTCAACAAATAGTGAACAAGAACAAATTTCAGATAATTCCTCTAAGGAACAACCCCAATCATCAGGTGGTTTTACCAATATAATGCCTCGTTTAGAAATTGAAGCAAGAACCATTAAAGCCGATGTACAAAATAACATATCTGAAATAGGATATCTAGGAAATGTATTTAAAGAATACAAATTAGTTGTATATTCAGTTATAGTTATAGCAACATTTGCTATTTTAACAGTTATGTATAAG tATTTATCATTTGGGTGGAGTAAACaattgaagaaaaaaaaaaatatggaaaagattaaaaaattgtgtaatgaaaatgatatcGGGAGGAAGCtgcaaatatattaa
- a CDS encoding BIR protein, with protein MDDKICRTFIALNNSFSNKLGASGDYQFTMNEGIFSNYCTNNNCSSNLDKINAGCLYLFDAFFKDSSVFASVAKSNINIVEYILIWLSYMLNLKEHVGVTNLQYFYNVYIQGGDKYKNTITDVAEYKNYKDLIDQKKYFLGMDSNIISNFYEVFKLLCEMYTNFDDTKLYCSICPENANKFVDKYKEMNKNSDITSNSSYKQLLSTLSNEYNNFKNYCTSKGGNCKDIPSLPSIETAKIIANLPEQTEKTFEPTKQAFESIVETSEPTVKSYEQTSAQTSEVKSSSSIGNKLIPVLSIFGAIAFFLGISYKYSLFGFRKRVQKQYLREKLKKRRE; from the exons ATGGATGACAAAATa TGTAGAACGTTCATTGCTTTAAATAACTCGTTTTCCAATAAGTTGGGCGCAAGTGGAGACTATCAATTTACTATGAATGAAGGAATTTTTAGTAATTATTGTACTAATAACAACTGTAGTAGTAATCTCGACAAAATTAATGCTGgatgtttatatttgtttgatGCATTCTTTAAGGATTCCTCTGTGTTTGCATCTGTTGCAAAAAGtaacataaatattgtTGAATACATTTTGATATGGTTAAGTTACATGCTAAACCTAAAGGAACACGTAGGAGTCACCAAtctacaatatttttataatgtgTATATCCAGGGTGGTGATAAGTACAAAAATACTATAACTGATGTTGCAgagtataaaaattataaggATCTTATagatcaaaaaaaatattttttgggTATGGATAgtaatattatatctaatttttatgaagtatttaaattattatgtgaAATGTATACTAATTTTGATGATACGAAATTATATTGCTCAATCTGTCCAGAAAATgctaataaatttgttgataaatataaagaaatgaataaaaattctgACATTACTAGTAATAGTTCCTATAAACAACTATTGTCTACTTTAtcaaatgaatataataattttaaaaattattgtaCTAGTAAAGGTGGTAATTGTAAGGATATTCCATCTCTTCCATCGATAGAAACAGCAAAAATTATTGCAAATTTACCTGAACAAACTGAAAAAACTTTTGAACCAACTAAACAAGCTTTTGAATCAATTGTAGAAACTTCTGAACCAACTGTAAAAAGTTATGAACAAACTTCTGCACAAACATCTGAAGTTAAATCAAGTTCGTCGATAGGAAACAAATTAATTCCAGTTTTATCGATATTTGGTGCAatagcattttttttaggaaTTTCTTACaag tattcGTTATTTGGATTTCGGAAACGAGTtcaaaaacaatatttaagagaaaaactaaaaaaaagaagagaatga